tatttttatttcaaattataattattaaaattatacgtcACAATTAATATATAGGCTAGTCAAGTACAAATTACGATTACCAAGAATATTATGGACTACACTTGAAATGGAGAGTATCTGAGTATCTGATAAACCTTATACCACCCAGACGGGTCCAGGAATTCAATCCCAAGaagacaaaataataacataacttcagatttatattttgatgttgCTTGGAAATAAAATCAACGACACGGCCATCTTGTCTATGgagatacaaatataacaatgaaaataaaataaattacatatacataaacgGGTGTACTTAATCCAGTAGCACTACTGTATGATTAGTTAGATAAGGTTTTATTACACCGTTTTCCTAATATAGATAGAACTTTGTATCATTTTGTgaagagaaatatttttaaacctaACATCGGAGAAGTTCGATTCTCTACTGATTAAACTATACTCTTCGTATGCTGGACAGTGTAAGATTTATTATGTAAGAAGTTATTTCTGTAGTCGAAGTGATAATTTAAGGAAAGACCACGAGCTTACTGACATACgaattaagttatataaaagattttttaataaatcgtaaATACCTTAAGCAAAATTCTATACTTCATTAGACACTGAGTTATTTCGATTGATTAGTATTTATCTCATCtaaatttgtttaaacaattaatataccGTAAAATTTCgcgtaattaatatatttgtaatctaTATTAGCGGCCCAgtctggcttcgcacgggtggacataattttttttcatatacatttttttgatgCTTTCTGCcgatatatttaacaattgcttctattaaattaaatataaatatgagacagcttcacatacattactttgatcccaatgtgagtagctgaagcacttgtgttatgggaatcaaaagtaacgacggtaccacaaacacacagacccaagacaacatagaaaactaatgataatctatatcgactcgactgggtatcgaacccgggacctcagagtggcgtacccatgaaaaccgatgtacacaccactcgaccatggaggtcgtcaatttcgACTTATGAATCTCTCTGTtcgtgaaaaccgcatgaaaatccgttcaatgGTTTATGTGTTtattgcgaacatacagacagacagacgcggcccactttgttttataatatatagtaattaatacGACGCTTGTATATGTTTGAGTAAATGTGAGCTTGAACATCTTGCCTTAATTGATTTCCACGTGagttaagttttaataaaatgtaattagtgTCTAAGATAGGTATCCAGAGCTGGCgctaaattacaatttaatattttgggtTAGTAAAATCGGTCAAATTTTGTAACGAGATGAAGCTGTGAGCCTTAGAAGTAGCTTCATGTGGCTTCAAATAAATTGGATACATTTCGACGGGGTAATTATTGCAAATTATATTTTCCAATAAGGTTTTGTGATAAGTgcctgtaattaaatatataggtataggtataataaaataaaaaatatttcgatagaTGTCAAAGTTAACTGGTTTCAAAGAAGTTTCGCTAAATAATACTTCTAGTATTAAGTAAcagatacaatataataaaataacattttttcttttgagaataaattttattaaattaaattaaagttgcatttttattaatctaaaatatcGCATAGATTTAATCAaaagtaaaatatcaatattgtaaaataaatgtaatgcttAACCGTAAACATTAGAAGGAGACAGAGAGAAAAAGAAAGAGAGGGAAAGAACACGGAAACGGTTTTTCTATTTCACTCTTTTATAGGCTGCGTAAAAACTTCATTCCAGTAATATTATGGTAGCGGACTATATTTATTGGAGGAAAACAGTATGTTATCTCTCAATTCTGCCTCTTGCTCGTAGAAATTTCTTTATAGGACCGCTTGTTGTTTACCCATTTAAACACAGGCTACGATGTAGAGCATACGAGAAGAAGTACGGCAAAATCATATGATGTCACAAGAAAAGCACGTTGCAATTTCAACTTTAACGTCACTTGAATAGAGTTGATTTTCCTTCGAATGTGAACGGTCTTTTAAGGCGTTGTGATCCATTCCACTCTTGCATTTATTGATGAATGTTATATAACCACGTCCATtgcaaatattaatcattaacgTCAACTAAACTGCAAACTAAAGACAGCATGTAAGAtgaacaaatatgtatttactaattaatatttttttctgttacaggtaagttataaaataatatatcagcgGACTCTGAACATGAACGGCTAATTAAGTTAAAAGTAAAGACTTATGTTTGAAAATACCTTCAGAATGGGTgagtgaaatgaaatatttatcgtttttttaattaccgaTAAATGTTATGATTCTCAAACAATCAGTATCTCTTGCGATAGGTGATATGAGTACAGGgtataatcgtttttattacTGAGGTGCcacgatttgttttttttttaccatcgTGAATGTAATAACGCCTTATTTACCAAAGCAACTAGCTATTTGCCTAGTCTCCCTCCAACCTGGAAAAAACTGCGATTGATCtgcaattttttctttattaaaataaatgaaaattataaataagcaaatattttgtatgggttttttatatctatattaattttcgCTGGCAGCTTCGCCTACGTTTTGGGAGGTATTACCTGGTGTCGTAGGCCTAAGGTATCAAAAAcagtaaacaaatatatgtacaataagGTCTTACGGTTTTTAGcagtagagctttgtgcaaagCCTAtttaggtaggtaccactcatcagaaCAGCAAcagttagtattgttgtgttctgatttgaagggtaagtgagccagggAACTAGGCATATAACATCTTAATACCCATaggaaaggttaatattttttacatcgccTATGTTTAAGGTTGGTGGTCACCACCTACCATCGGGTGGCTCATTTACCCGTCCGCTCACCcctatcataaaataaacaaaataatataaaaatattgtcgcGTTCTAATGAAAAATGTTCTCTAGAGACAGGTACTCATTGTGAATTGTCCGCCATAATTGAGGTTTGTGACGTCGAGGGCGCTGATTGGTCAGATCGTCGACGCGTTAGAGTCCTATCATACGAtacattaattaacttttagaatttttgatataataacaGCTGCACAGTTTTCTTccttattttcataatatttatcagtatttaaaaaataaaaacagttctGTCTGTTTATCACCGTTTCGTGGCTGAACCGTTGAACTGAAccgtaccgctgattcatatgcttaatttgtatttataattcatcttgtgctcagcggtgaaggaaaacatcgtgaggaaacctgcatgtgacaaatttcatagaaattctgccacatgtgtattccaccaacccgcattggaacagcgtggtggaatatgttccgaaccttctcctcaaagggagaggaagcctttagcccagcagtggaaagtTGACATGTTATTGAACaaggtcataaaaaatatatgttacctacgacataaactattttattataatataaaaataaaatgcacagcgctataaattaaaacattctcaattcaaatattaagtatagcaGCACCTCTTGAAATGCAATTAAAATGttcaaattaatagttatattatacaattttggcCTGTAGTACGTTAGTATAAGAACttaattcgtttaaataaatatatacatcaatACCGGCAATGCGTCGTGATGCGTTTATGATTCTGTGTGAAGTCACCTTCGAAGGGTATAAAGTGTTGACGGGTAAGGGTTAGCGCATTGTTGATTACCCAGCTAAATTAAATACGCTGTTAATATAGCTAGAATTATACggatattttgtatttgatgtTGCCTTTAAAAttggtaatgtaatatttatgttgtaCGTTTCTTTTGTTTTCGAAGTTGTGTTTTGACGGGTTCGTAGgtagttttaaatttcgaattaaaatgtcatttattAGTGTTAGCGTTTTTCTGTAGTGGGTTTTGAGGAATTCACTTTCTTGAAATACAGGCAACCTATTTGTAAAACGTTATATTTGACACGTGTATTCTATAATTATAGTCAATTCTGTATATTATAACTTTTCacttccatattctgcggtgacTTTTGAGTTCCTTCTCACAAAAATCCTATTCTGATTGTTACACGATGATTTATTGACTTCGCCGTTGCTTAAGATCATTTCCTAAATTTCATTTTGCCTTATTTTTGATTGGTAGCATATTacgctttatattatatttcagaaCAGCCGAATACCGAATTTAtttccattatttttatgttatctaaTACAATgatctaaataatttttataaaaaatcacttCAGATTTCCATATTTTAAGTACAAAGTCACTCTGGGAGACccaaataagaaatttatttcatagtatattttatatatatttgattgttataaatgaatgaatgaatgaatgaatgaaatatactttattgtacaccaagcaaagtacataaaattttaaaacagaataaaataaacaatgttatacagtatacaatcggcggccttatcgctagaagagcgatctcttccaggcaaccggttggcataggacattataataaataaataaatttagggtggaggtgtactataatacaaacataataaagtagtaaaaataatacatacatatataatgagaaaatacacacataactagtaagaaaaacatatacacaattttaaaataaatgaggattggaggaggagaaaggtaagggatgaaaatacgatttcaagtatcaatataacattcgaaaatgcgacgtttaaatatttcaagggatttagctcgacgtaccgctaagggcaaggagttccataagcgtgctgcgttaattgtaaaagattttgagtaacaagttgaagagtgagaagggatactcaaaattaaattatcctcggagcgcagagagcgacaatgagaagcgccaaggaacttaaatctctcttttaaataaagaggaacttttggattgaataggatacagtaaagaaatgatagaatacgagtattcctgcgaaggcggactggaagccacttgagctttttgcgaaattcagaaacatggtcatatttgcgaagcccaaatatgaaccgtatacagagattttgaatgcgctcaagtttatttagttgCTCCTCGTTTAAATCGAGATAACATACGTCGGCATAATCTAAGATTGGTAATAGGAGAGTTTGTGCTAACGTAATTTTGGTAGGTATGGGCAAAAAGTATTGTAACCTACGCAGAGAACCAATCGCCGAAAACATCTTTCTACTCACTTCGGTAACCTGCGGAATCCATGATAACGTTTTATCAAAGATTATGCCCAAGTTTTTGACCTTGTCTTCAAAAGGAATAAGAACTCCATCAAATTTCACAGGTGGTAGATTAGTCCAATCAATTTTCGGTAATAACTTTTGACTACCAATTATAATGGCCTGCGACTTAGTTGGATTAACTGTTAGACCATGAGTTTTACTCCAATGAGAAATGTGTGCTAAGTCATTGTTGATTATGCTTATTGAGTTTGGTAAGTCATTTACATGCGACGTTAGGTATAGctgaagatcatcagcatacaggtggtagagagaagatagATGTTTAGTTAtggagttaataaatattgaaaataaaagaggggacaacacgccaccttggggGACGCCAGCATTTAGTACACACCAGTTGGAATAATTATCGTTAACACGTATACGTTGCCGACGCCCGTCCAAGTAacaatgaaaccagtcaattactttaggagatatgttaagagacctTAAGAAAGCCAGCAGAATATCATAGTCAACACTGTTAAACGCATTGCTGAAGTCCAACAATGTCAACACAGTCACCCGCTGCTTATCCATACCAAAACGAATGTCATCGGTAATTTTGACTAATGCAGTAGTCGTGCTGTGACCATGACGAAAgccggattggaaaggatttaaaagattatttttggaaaGGTATAAGCTTAACTGTTGATGTACCAGTCGCTCTAGGACTTTAGAGAGGAAAGGGAGAATAGATATTGGACGATAATCAGTAACACAGGAAGGGTTGGGTTTTTTAGGTATAGGAATCACTTGAGCATCTTTCcatgcagagggaaatttacccgTGGTTATAGAGTGATTAAGAATGGACGTGATTATAGGTGTCAAAAGGTCAAGGATAGGAATGATCATCTTGCGACTAATGCAGTCAGAACCAACAGCATTAGAGTTGATACTTAAGATGTTTCTCTTAACATCACTTTCAGTAATTAGACTAAAAACAAAAGGAGAGAAATCTGGAGTGGATGAAGCaagaatttgatttattgtacttaatttCGTGGCTCCATCTATAACAGCCGAGGATGAGAAATGCTGATTAAGCTGATCGAGGTCACAGTATTGAGAGTAATTTTCTTGACTAGCTTTCCCAACTCCAAGTGATTTAAGGAATTTCCAGACTTTACTTGTGTCATCTTCCtctaaaatagatttatgaatgtggcgtcgttgtTCGTCTCTACAAATCCTGTTGCAGTGATTTCTagctttcttatatttttccaGATTTACGTCGCTCGCATTACACTTATATTTAGCTTTAGCGgcgttctttttattttgcaagGATTTTACGTCATCTGTAAGCCAAGGAGCAGGAAGATGCTTAAGTCGGACTGGTCTAATAGGCGCGTGTACGTCGTACAATTGGTTCAACAAGGAATTGAAAATTGCAACCCGATCATCTAGAGATGGTGCAAGCAAAACTTCTTGCCAGTCAATTTTAGCTGCATCCTCTTTCAGACGCTCTAAGTCCATACCAGCAAAATTACGTTGCAGAAGAATTTTAGGTTTAATTTTAGGAGGTTTAATCTTGTAAGATAGGAAAATAAGGTCGTGATAAGAGAAAGCTGCAGCAGTGCATTGACCATGCTTTTGAACATAATCAAGAGaagaaacaagaataatatCTAGAAGGGAAGGAGTACAATTTGGAAAGAAGTGAGTCGCGGAGAGTgggagaatatttaaattagatgctTCAACCATGGAGCTAAAACGAGTAGAGCGGACGTCATTTCTTAATAAACACGTGTTAAAGTCGCCCATAATAATTGCGTGCTTATATAGGGGTACGTATTTATGTAAAAGATCATCGAGAGAAGAGAAATACTCGATCGATGAACTAGGATTGTAGTATACCCCCAGCAAAACTTTAGTATGAGCGAAAACTACTTCTATCAAAAGGTGCTCAGCATGGGGATTAGCTTGACACTGCGACtggtcaataatattaaatggtagGTGCGAGCGGAGATATATTGCTACACCACCTCCAGTGCGTCCAATACGATCGTTTCGTACGAGGTGAAAACCTGGAAGGGCGTATGAGGTAGAAGGTAAGCAAGGCTTCAACCATGATTCTGACACTAAGATTGCATGTATGTTCTTATTTTCAAAGGACGATACTAAGTCGGGATAATGTGCAGGAATACTCTGGGCGTTAATATGTAcgatgttaaaatttttcagTACGTCTGAGAAGTGAGAATCGAGGGTTTCGCTTAAAGTAGGAATACTAAGAAGACTGTCGTCACTATTCAATCCatgggaagaagaagacatagaaaaaaatgtgtCGTCGTTGTCatcattaatcataatattaaaaatactatcaattatgtatgtatacagatatattaaaatttatgtatatgtaaatatttaagttaataaataaaataaatatagatatatatatatatatatatacaattacaatacTAAGTCCATAAGCCCACCAGCTACTTGAAGAATCAATTTACAGTaagagaaaaacaaaaaaaaaaattttttttttaaaaacacttaaaacaataattaagtctaaagtaaaaaaaaaaaaaattaaattattaagacatAAATGGaacattactataattaaaattattctacagttatacaaaaaaaagaaaaaaagtaaaaaagtaaagttctaTAATTATCTATCTTTATATCTACTATGAAGTGTGCAAAATTACTTGCATCCAAATCATAACTGTCAATTGTCATTGTCATTGTAGTGCAGGTTGTCATAATCTACATTTGACTTgcgtgaataataaaaaagataaatacataataaaaaataaaaaaaagggtaCTTTACGCtaaaaatagttgaaaaaaGGGTATTACGAAAACTAGTCCTGTATATTTACATCGAAAACTATTTCTTGATTACCCTTTTCGTTCGAGCAACAGGAATTTTAGCCACAGGACTTTTACTCGTTTCTACTGTCGTCGGTGATTTCGGTGTTTGTTGTGAAATAGCGTCAAGTTCCGCCAAAGACTCCACACGATGCTGAGACTCATCAGATGCAATAATATGTATCCAGCCATCCCGGGTCCAGCACTTACCAATGCCAAAACGCTGTCTGGCAgcaaggaaaacctcgtgacgGGACTTGGTTAAGAACTCAGATTGAGTAATTCCAGAGCCCTTGAGCTTCGTTTTGGCATACCAAACCTGGTTACGTATAGATTGTTCCGCGAATTTCACAACAATAGGTCTAGGCTTCTTAACAGATGAGCGACCTAGGCGATATGATGTTGTGATACTTGAGCTGGCAAAGTTAGTTAAGTCCAAATGCTCAGCAACCAGGCTAGTAATTCGCGCTTTCAAGTCTTCAGACTTCACTTCAGGAACCCCATGGAAAAGAAGCATCTTACGCCTTCTCCTCATCTCCTGG
The genomic region above belongs to Vanessa cardui chromosome 21, ilVanCard2.1, whole genome shotgun sequence and contains:
- the LOC124538862 gene encoding uncharacterized protein LOC124538862; amino-acid sequence: MEAIKDSLASMAEMFNTKMTAFQNDLQKTSTPLTTASLAADFNVFQSFILSALTTLQRQVEYLGKEIERQEMRRRRKMLLFHGVPEVKSEDLKARITSLVAEHLDLTNFASSSITTSYRLGRSSVKKPRPIVVKFAEQSIRNQVWYAKTKLKGSGITQSEFLTKSRHEVFLAARQRFGIGKCWTRDGWIHIIASDESQHRVESLAELDAISQQTPKSPTTVETSKSPVAKIPVARTKRVIKK